A stretch of DNA from Sugiyamaella lignohabitans strain CBS 10342 chromosome B, complete sequence:
GAAACTAATCCTGAAGTTAAAATCGTCGGTGGACCAGTCAGTCTGGACGAGTTTCAGCCTAAAAACCTGTCTGTGCAATAAACCACAGTCTCTAGCATTTACTACACCATATTTCTCAGCATGCTTCTATGGGCCCTTTTTCCATATGGCCAAAGTCCAGGTCTCTTAGAGCCACTATGTTCTCCGCTAAATTAAGTGTCATTCGAGCGAAGTTAGGAGCCAAGCTGTCTGGAACAGAGCCCGAGCCCTAGCTGCTAGACCAATACTCTGGCACCTAATCCCTAATGATGTTACGTTTACAAtatttaaataataaaaataaaatgatCATTATCAGCAATGGGTCATATAATATACACTAAAAAAACACATACAAAATACAAAAgcgaaaaaaaataacattAGTACTCGTCATGGTGAAACAGGGCTCATTTCGGTCTTATTAACACGTTTTATCGAAGCTTCTTGTCCAGGAACAGGCAGAGCTGCAATGTCCGAAGTGTTCACACGAATTGGTAGTGGACGATGTGGCTCTTCGAGGTTCTGTGGGGTCGTGCTTCCCGACGACGGGCTAGTGCTGTTATTTACCACAACTGCGTCGACCCCTCCAATCTGTTTGATACAGGCTTCTACCTTGCTGATAACATCTTTCGATGTTATATCAGCACTTGCATTTGCTAGCCCACTCTCTCTGTAGATCACCTGGACTTCGAC
This window harbors:
- the LRG1 gene encoding Lrg1p (GTPase-activating protein (GAP); contains Rho1p-specific GAP activity, interacting with activated forms of Rho1p; functions along with Sac7p as a negative regulator of the Pkc1p-mediated cell wall integrity signaling pathway; negative regulator of cell wall 1,3-beta-glucan biosynthesis; required for efficient cell fusion; contains a RhoGAP domain and three Lin-11-Isl1-Mec-3 (LIM) domains; GO_component: GO:0005933 - cellular bud [Evidence IEA]; GO_component: GO:0005935 - cellular bud neck [Evidence IEA]; GO_component: GO:0005935 - cellular bud neck [Evidence IDA] [PMID 11447600]; GO_component: GO:0005935 - cellular bud neck [Evidence IDA] [PMID 14562095]; GO_component: GO:0005935 - cellular bud neck [Evidence IDA] [PMID 23613772]; GO_component: GO:0005934 - cellular bud tip [Evidence IDA] [PMID 11447600]; GO_component: GO:0005737 - cytoplasm [Evidence IEA,IEA]; GO_component: GO:0005737 - cytoplasm [Evidence IDA] [PMID 14562095]; GO_component: GO:0000131 - incipient cellular bud site [Evidence IDA] [PMID 11447600]; GO_component: GO:0005622 - intracellular [Evidence IEA]; GO_component: GO:0043332 - mating projection tip [Evidence IDA] [PMID 15514049]; GO_component: GO:0005739 - mitochondrion [Evidence IDA] [PMID 14576278]; GO_component: GO:0005739 - mitochondrion [Evidence IDA] [PMID 16823961]; GO_component: GO:0030427 - site of polarized growth [Evidence IDA] [PMID 23613772]; GO_function: GO:0005096 - GTPase activator activity [Evidence IEA]; GO_function: GO:0005100 - Rho GTPase activator activity [Evidence IDA] [PMID 15514049]; GO_function: GO:0046872 - metal ion binding [Evidence IEA]; GO_function: GO:0008270 - zinc ion binding [Evidence IEA]; GO_process: GO:0000755 - cytogamy [Evidence IGI,IMP] [PMID 15514049]; GO_process: GO:0035024 - negative regulation of Rho protein signal transduction [Evidence IGI] [PMID 11447600]; GO_process: GO:0035024 - negative regulation of Rho protein signal transduction [Evidence IGI,IMP] [PMID 11713681]; GO_process: GO:0090038 - negative regulation of protein kinase C signaling [Evidence IGI,IMP] [PMID 11713681]; GO_process: GO:0032321 - positive regulation of Rho GTPase activity [Evidence IDA] [PMID 15514049]; GO_process: GO:0090334 - regulation of cell wall (1->3)-beta-D-glucan biosynthetic process [Evidence IGI] [PMID 11447600]; GO_process: GO:0060237 - regulation of fungal-type cell wall organization [Evidence IGI] [PMID 11447600]; GO_process: GO:0060237 - regulation of fungal-type cell wall organization [Evidence IGI,IMP] [PMID 11713681]; GO_process: GO:0007165 - signal transduction [Evidence IEA]; GO_process: GO:0030435 - sporulation resulting in formation of a cellular spore [Evidence IEA]) — protein: MEVLFYFLNWTASFSHIDEETGSKMDAHNLATVITPNILYIKEGGHEQGDAYFLSIESVNTLIEEQSRFAEVPVEVQVIYRESGLANASADITSKDVISKVEACIKQIGGVDAVVVNNSTSPSSGSTTPQNLEEPHRPLPIRVNTSDIAALPVPGQEASIKRVNKTEMSPVSP